AGTTGGGTTGGTAACAAGTACTAAAATGTCTAATGGGTCCCCATCAAGCGCAAGTGTTTCATCAATGTAGCCGTACTCTGCTGGATAAAACATGGAAGAAAAAAGGACACGGTCTAGTTTGTAAACCCCTTTTTCTTTATCAAATTCATATTTGTTTTGACTGCCAGTCGGAATTTCAATAATAGCTTCTACTACTTTATTTTCTGCAGCCATACGATTCGCCTCCTTTTTTATGTATAACAACACGGTTAAAATTATAGCAGGAAACAGCACAGATTAAAATCTAACAAAAGGAAAGTAAACAATATTGTATTAGAAAAACGTGGCTTATCCCAAGTTTAAATGGCGATATACTTTGATCCTTTAGTAAAGTTAAACTCCTAAAGGATAAAAAAACGCCGGAAGATCCCGGCGTTTTACATTCTATTCATATTTTAATGCATCACCATCAAATGGCTGTTCTGCAATTTTAATAGAATCGGTTGGGCAGCCCTCAAAGCCGTCCATCATATCTTCTTCGAGTTCTTCAGGAACTTCGACCGTTCCTGTGTTATCGTCAAGGATCACTTCTGCGAGTCCCTCATCATCATAATCATAAATATCGGGTGCTGCAGCCCCGCATGCTCCGCAGGCGATGCATGTATCTTTATCTACGATAGTATATTTTGGCATGAAAAAACCTCCTGAAGAATCATTTAATATCCATAACAGTGATAAAGGCCGGCATGTAAAATGGACTATATAACACTGTAAGGAAAATATAAAATGTTATTAATAAACAATATAAGGGAAACCACGGCCATTCGCTGTAACTCGGAGGCACGCCGAGTTTTTCTAAAGATGTTTCCTAAACCGAGTTTCTTTAATGTCTATTTCATATTGTATGCTTTCATGATAAACTTTTCAACAGAAAAACAGTAAATTCGAGCCTGATCCCAGAATGAAAACGCTGTTATTTCAAGGTCTTTGATAGATTCCTACTATGAATTTGGAGGCTGGGATTATTGAAAAACCTCTCCTTCCGCCATTTCCTTTTCCTTTTTTTACTAAATCGTTTTAAAGGTGATCGTACAATAAAATCTGTTTTTCACCTCTTAAATGGAAAACGGTCTTCACAAACAATACAAGATATAAAATGGTATGGTTTGACTGAATTTTTTTCGATGCTTCCCACTTGGAAACTTTCTGTTTTTGAGCAAGAGACTAAGTGGATGGAAAATCATTTGTTTATCATTAACAGTGATAATAAAGCACATATGACGAAAAAAGGGAATATAATTGTTGAAAACTATTTTAATAACTATGACTGGCCGCCACAAGTGAATGGGTGGAAATATGGACAGACTGCTGCTATTTTCTGGAAAAGACTGGCTTTACTTGTCCAGTGTTTGTCGTTTTCATTAGAAGAAAACCGTTCGTATGTACCTGTTTTTGATGACCGTGATATTCAGCAGTGGTTAAAACAAAGGTGGCCGCGAAACAAGAAGGACAAAAAAGAGATGGCTTTTCATCTGTACAATGAATTATTTATTTTGTTAGATAAAATCCCGGAAAAAGATGCTTTTTTATTTACACATAGACTTTCAGGGCATCAGCATACGGGAAAAACGATACAGCAGTTAGCCGGTTTAATGAATCAGGACCCTGATGAAAGTTATTTCCGCTTTCAAGCTACACTTCATTATTTATTAGCAAATGCACATCAAACAACCTACTTAAAGGACACTGCAGCAGGGCTGCTTCAAAAGCATGTATTAACAGACACCGCCAAAAAAACAAACATGTATTTACAAAAAGGTTTAACTATACAAGAAATAGCAGCAATAAGAGGATTGAAAAGAAGCACGATTGAGGATCATATTGTAGAGCTTGCCTCAGAAGGAACAGACTTTATAATTGACATCTATGTCTCAAATCATTTGCAAAAAGATATTATGGATACCGTTCAACGTATACGTACATATCGATTGAAATTAATAAAAGAAGCTCTAGAAAGTGAAAACGTTCATGCAGACTATTTTTCGATTCGAGTTACTTTAGCTTATTTTGGAGGAATACATGAAAATGCTCGAACATTATCTATATAAATATTTTAGTTACACCACATTCAAAGAAAAGCAGCAAGAAATTATCGAGGAAGTAATGACTAAAAGAAATGTGTTTGCAATGTTGGCTACTGGTTCGGGTAAATCCCTTTGTTATCAACTTCCTGCCTTAATTAATGAAGGGTTGACGATTGTGATTTCGCCACTATTAGCTTTAATGGAAAATCAAGTGCAGGAATTGAAACAAAAAGGAATAAAACGTACAGCTGCCTATAATAGTTTTTTATCATTTAAGGAAAAAAAATATATATTAAGTAACTT
This DNA window, taken from Alteribacillus bidgolensis, encodes the following:
- a CDS encoding ferredoxin; protein product: MPKYTIVDKDTCIACGACGAAAPDIYDYDDEGLAEVILDDNTGTVEVPEELEEDMMDGFEGCPTDSIKIAEQPFDGDALKYE
- a CDS encoding helix-turn-helix domain-containing protein, encoding MKNLSFRHFLFLFLLNRFKGDRTIKSVFHLLNGKRSSQTIQDIKWYGLTEFFSMLPTWKLSVFEQETKWMENHLFIINSDNKAHMTKKGNIIVENYFNNYDWPPQVNGWKYGQTAAIFWKRLALLVQCLSFSLEENRSYVPVFDDRDIQQWLKQRWPRNKKDKKEMAFHLYNELFILLDKIPEKDAFLFTHRLSGHQHTGKTIQQLAGLMNQDPDESYFRFQATLHYLLANAHQTTYLKDTAAGLLQKHVLTDTAKKTNMYLQKGLTIQEIAAIRGLKRSTIEDHIVELASEGTDFIIDIYVSNHLQKDIMDTVQRIRTYRLKLIKEALESENVHADYFSIRVTLAYFGGIHENARTLSI